One Perca flavescens isolate YP-PL-M2 chromosome 9, PFLA_1.0, whole genome shotgun sequence genomic window carries:
- the rgs4 gene encoding regulator of G-protein signaling 4, producing MCKGLATLPATCLKSAKVIKHKISFLLQKPEPQAADQKPKNEENAAAESTPTTSEVKKWEESFSHLMNSQKGRTVFGNFLRSEFSEENMDFWVACEDYKKCSPSELATRAKQLYQQHVEADAPNEVNLDAATREETRQNVENACLSSFNKAQQMIYNLMERDSYRRFINSQLIQDLGQTQTTGAQEKNKKNWDCAKNRQVLAGGA from the exons ATGTGTAAAGGACTTGCAACTCTTCCTGCGACATGCTTGAAAAG TGCCAAAGTCATCAAGCATAAAATAAGCTTCTTACTCCAGAAGCCTGAACCCCAAGCAGCTGATCAGAAGCCAAAAAATGAGGAGAATGCTGCTGCTGAGAG CACGCCTACTACGTCTGAGGTGAAGAAATGGGAGGAGTCTTTCAGCCACTTGATGAACAGTCAAA AGGGTCGTACGGTCTTCGGCAACTTCCTGAGGTCAGAGTTCAGTGAGGAGAACATGGACTTCTGGGTGGCCTGCGAAGACTACAAGAAGTGTTCACCTTCCGAGCTGGCAACCAGAGCCAAGCAGCTCTACCAGCAACATGTTGAGGCAGATGCTCCTAATGAG GTAAACCTAGACGCAGCGACCAGAGAAGAAACGAGACAGAATGTGGAGAATGCCTGCCTGTCTTCTTTCAACAAGGCTCAGCAGATGATCTACAACTTGATGGAGAGAGACTCCTACAGGCGCTTCATCAACTCCCAACTGATCCAGGATCTGGGTCAGACACAGACCACCGGTGCTCAGGAGAAGAACAAGAAAAACTGGGACTGTGCCAAGAACAGGCAGGTGTTAGCTGGTGGCGCCTAA
- the fetub gene encoding fetuin B: MAASKASVCLRETEAETSQAFTMKHCVLLSLLLALGCVHVHGAPVEQTGIEQGSCEDASAKGAAELALTKINEDRQEGYIFALQRLSNVHTMKHGENAIVFYLTLDVVETNCSVLSRKDWKTCEPRPTHNTPVYGQCKAAIYISKVHRVVRLYKYDCVVTPVPAARVAALCPDCPAYLTHDNAEVNKTVTLSLEKFNNENGLSNRFALLKVSRATAGMAMKMYYHAEYTIQETTCTKSAGAADKCPLMECEFAHKGFCKASLYYSPTDAANINVDCEIYEPEAAEKEKKYHLLGGETDHSHNDTHAHSHTHDHAHATDDAHTHDHVHDHTKSHGHHDTTQQHADGSDHHHTHDHDAASGHRHAHAHSHDHGHGHDHVHTHHAKAHNHSGDFPNQHHDYKHGDAVHTHEHDHELALDHDHKHGHLHEHEHHHHHHDHEHETTPHDHPKGTVKTLPAMDQPTTLPSFPDDSGREVGVTLPLKPDPQIPGQTEPNIQAFPTTVSAQCAPAPAGTTLVEQVFAEDPRFKPAA; encoded by the exons ATGGCTGCAAGTAAAG ccagtgtgtgtttgagagagacagaggcagagacaTCCCAGGCCTTTACCATGAAGCACTGTGTGCTGCTGTCGCTGTTGTTGGCGTTGGGGTGCGTGCACGTCCACGGTGCACCGGTGGAGCAAACCGGCATTGAGCAGGGCTCGTGTGAGGACGCATCGGCCAAGGGAGCTGCAGAACTTGCTCTGACCAAGATCAACGAGGACCGGCAAGAGGGCTACATCTTCGCCCTGCAGCGCCTGTCCAACGTCCACACGATGAAACAT ggAGAGAACGCCATAGTTTTCTACCTGACTCTGGATGTTGTGGAGACCAACTGCAGTGTTCTCAGCAGGAAGGACTGGAAGACGTGTGAGCCTCGTCCCACCCATAACACACCG GTATATGGCCAGTGCAAAGCTGCTATCTACATCAGTAAGGTGCACAGGGTGGTGCGTCTCTACAAATACGACTGTGTTGTGACACCAG TTCCTGCAGCTAGGGTGGCTGCGTTATGTCCTGACTGTCCGGCTTATTTGACCCATGACAACGCTGAGGTTAACAAGACTGTGACTCTCTCGCTGGAGAAGTTCAACAATGAGAACGGGTTGTCCAATCGTTTCGCTCTGCTCAAAGTCAGCCGCGCTACAGCCGGG ATGGCCATGAAGATGTACTACCATGCAGAGTACACCATCCAGGAGACCACCTGCACCAAGAGCGCAGGAGCAGCTGATAAGTGCCCCCTCATGGAGTGCGAGTTTGCT CACAAGGGCTTCTGTAAGGCATCCCTCTATTACTCTCCCACTGATGCTGCTAACATCAATGTAGACTGTGAGATCTATGAGCCTGAG GCTgctgagaaagagaagaaatacCACCTGCTGGGCGGAGAGACTGACCACAGCCACaatgacacacacgcacacagccaCACCCACGACCACGCACACGCCACCGacgacgcgcacacacacgacCACGTGCACGACCACACCAAGAGCCACGGCCACCACGACACCACCCAGCAGCACGCCGACGGCAGCGACCACCACCACACGCACGACCACGACGCCGCCAGCGGCCACAGGCACGCGCACGCCCACTCCCACGACCACGGCCACGGCCACGATCACGTGCACACTCACCACGCCAAGGCGCACAACCACAGCGGCGACTTCCCCAACCAGCACCACGACTACAAGCACGGCGACGCCGTGCACACGCACGAGCACGACCACGAGTTGGCTCTGGATCACGACCACAAGCACGGTCACCTGCACGAGCACGagcaccaccaccatcaccacgaCCACGAGCACGAGACCACGCCGCACGACCACCCAAAGGGCACGGTGAAGACGCTGCCCGCCATGGACCAACCCACGACCCTGCCTTCCTTCCCCGATGACTCCGGCAGAGAGGTAGGAGTCACCCTGCCCCTCAAGCCCGACCCCCAGATCCCCGGACAGACGGAGCCCAACATACAGGCCTTCCCCACCACAGTGTCAGCCCAGTGCGCCCCTGCACCGGCGGGAACCACCCTGGTGGAGCAAGTCTTCGCCGAGGACCCCAGGTTCAAGCCAGCTGCATAA